A genomic segment from Orrella daihaiensis encodes:
- a CDS encoding response regulator, giving the protein MSSMASSSSSNFVALVVEDDRFFQEVIREGMTQAVSGSKIDLCRTMHEAMQCIEVNGPKYQIAIIDLGLPDGDGLTIIRELVKVSPRTPIMVVSVATDERRVIEAVRAGAIGYVVKGDTMLSITKAIEQMLNGINPISAKLAGYFLRLAGRESARDNPNAPIKRLTARELDLLREFALGKSYQEAAESMQISLTTVQTHTRNLYRKLGVKSSLRALSKAKEHGII; this is encoded by the coding sequence ATGAGTAGCATGGCTAGCAGTTCCTCTTCAAACTTCGTCGCATTAGTGGTCGAGGACGACCGATTTTTTCAAGAGGTGATCAGAGAGGGCATGACGCAAGCCGTGTCTGGCAGCAAGATTGATCTTTGCCGCACCATGCACGAGGCCATGCAATGTATTGAAGTAAATGGCCCTAAGTACCAAATTGCCATCATTGATCTGGGCTTGCCTGACGGCGATGGTTTGACAATCATTCGCGAATTGGTGAAGGTATCGCCACGCACACCCATCATGGTGGTGTCGGTGGCCACCGATGAGCGCCGCGTGATTGAGGCCGTCAGAGCCGGTGCCATTGGCTATGTGGTCAAGGGCGACACCATGCTCTCGATCACCAAGGCCATTGAACAGATGCTCAATGGCATCAACCCGATTAGTGCCAAGCTGGCCGGGTATTTCCTGCGTTTGGCCGGACGCGAATCGGCGCGCGACAACCCCAATGCACCCATCAAGCGCCTGACCGCCCGTGAACTGGACCTGCTGCGTGAGTTTGCCTTGGGCAAGTCGTATCAGGAGGCCGCGGAATCGATGCAAATATCGCTCACCACGGTTCAGACCCATACGCGCAACCTTTACCGTAAACTTGGCGTTAAATCCAGTCTGCGGGCCTTATCCAAGGCCAAGGAACACGGCATTATCTAA